From one Eptesicus fuscus isolate TK198812 chromosome 3, DD_ASM_mEF_20220401, whole genome shotgun sequence genomic stretch:
- the FBXO45 gene encoding F-box/SPRY domain-containing protein 1 isoform X3, whose protein sequence is MAAPAPGAGAASGGAGCSGGGGAAAGSGSGSAGTGGRLPSRVLELVFSYLELSELRSCALVCKHWYRCLHGDENSEVWRSLCARSLAEEALRTDILCNLPSYKAKVRAFQHAFSTNDCSRNVYIKKNGFTLHRNPIAQSTDGARTKIGFSEGRHAWEVWWEGPLGTVAVIGIATKRAPMQCQGYVALLGSDDQSWGWNLVDNNLLHNGEVNGSFPQCNNAPKYQDRITDGLFFMSTSSQPNRQVLAYLLKEHIKNYVGRQKLL, encoded by the exons ATGGCGGCGccggccccgggggcgggggcagcctcCGGCGGCGCCGGCTGtagtggcggcggcggcgcggccgcCGGCTCGGGCTCTGGGTCCGCGGGCACCGGGGGCCGGCTTCCCAGCCGGGTGCTGGAGTTGGTGTTCTCCTACCTGGAGCTGTCCGAGCTGCGGAGCTGCGCCCTGGTGTGCAAGCACTGGTACCGCTGCCTGCACGGCGATGAGAACAGCGAGGTGTGGCGGAGCCTGTGCGCCCGGAGCCTGGCAGAAGAGGCTTTGCGCACGGACATCCTCTGCAACCTGCCCAGCTACAAGGCCAAG GTACGTGCTTTCCAACATGCCTTCAGCACTAATGACTGCTCCAGGAATGTCTACATTAAGAAGAATGGCTTTACTTTACATCGAAACCCCATTGCTCAGAGCACTGATGGTGCAAGGACCAAGATTGGTTTCAGTGAGGGCCGCCATGCATGGGAAGTGTGGTGGGAGGGCCCTCTGGGCACTGTGGCAGTGATTGGAATTGCCACAAAACGGGCCCCTATGCAGTGCCAAGGTTATGTGGCACTGCTGGGCAGTGATGAccagagctggggctggaatCTGGTGGACAATAATCTACTACATAATGGAGAAGTCAATGGCAGTTTTCCACAATGCAATAATGCACCAAAATATCAG GACAGGATCACTGATGGACTCTTCTTTATGTCCACATCATCTCAGCCCAATAGGCAGGTGCTCGCATATTTGCTGAAGGAACATATAAAGAACTATGTAGGAAGACAAAAGTTACTCTGA
- the FBXO45 gene encoding F-box/SPRY domain-containing protein 1 isoform X1, whose translation MAAPAPGAGAASGGAGCSGGGGAAAGSGSGSAGTGGRLPSRVLELVFSYLELSELRSCALVCKHWYRCLHGDENSEVWRSLCARSLAEEALRTDILCNLPSYKAKVRAFQHAFSTNDCSRNVYIKKNGFTLHRNPIAQSTDGARTKIGFSEGRHAWEVWWEGPLGTVAVIGIATKRAPMQCQGYVALLGSDDQSWGWNLVDNNLLHNGEVNGSFPQCNNAPKYQIGERIRVILDMEDKTLAFERGYEFLGVAFRGLPKACLYPAVSAVYGNTEVTLVYLGKPLDG comes from the exons ATGGCGGCGccggccccgggggcgggggcagcctcCGGCGGCGCCGGCTGtagtggcggcggcggcgcggccgcCGGCTCGGGCTCTGGGTCCGCGGGCACCGGGGGCCGGCTTCCCAGCCGGGTGCTGGAGTTGGTGTTCTCCTACCTGGAGCTGTCCGAGCTGCGGAGCTGCGCCCTGGTGTGCAAGCACTGGTACCGCTGCCTGCACGGCGATGAGAACAGCGAGGTGTGGCGGAGCCTGTGCGCCCGGAGCCTGGCAGAAGAGGCTTTGCGCACGGACATCCTCTGCAACCTGCCCAGCTACAAGGCCAAG GTACGTGCTTTCCAACATGCCTTCAGCACTAATGACTGCTCCAGGAATGTCTACATTAAGAAGAATGGCTTTACTTTACATCGAAACCCCATTGCTCAGAGCACTGATGGTGCAAGGACCAAGATTGGTTTCAGTGAGGGCCGCCATGCATGGGAAGTGTGGTGGGAGGGCCCTCTGGGCACTGTGGCAGTGATTGGAATTGCCACAAAACGGGCCCCTATGCAGTGCCAAGGTTATGTGGCACTGCTGGGCAGTGATGAccagagctggggctggaatCTGGTGGACAATAATCTACTACATAATGGAGAAGTCAATGGCAGTTTTCCACAATGCAATAATGCACCAAAATATCAG ATAGGAGAAAGAATTCGAGTCATCTTGGACATGGAAGATAAGACTTTAGCTTTTGAACGTGGATATGAGTTCCTGGGGGTTGCCTTTAGAGGACTTCCAAAGGCCTGCTTGTATCCAGCAGTTTCTGCTGTGTATGGCAACACAGAAGTGACTTTGGTTTACCTTGGAAAACCTTTGGATGGATGA